DNA sequence from the Candidatus Latescibacterota bacterium genome:
TCCCTGACAAGCAGGTCGCAGGCATAGATACCGGGGCATTCGTTGTCGTCACAGAAATCGCTCTTCGGATAGTCATTCCAGGGATCGAAGTCGCCGACTGTCTCCCTGACCTCTCCGTTCTGCTCCACAGAGAGTCCGAGATGATAGAAATGCTTGTTCTGATTCGTAAACGCCGAGTCGAGTCTGACTACCCTGTCGATCTCACCGAGGACCGACTTCGCATTCTCACCGTCCGCTTCGATGGCCCAGTATGAATACCTTACCATCCCGCAGAGGTCTTTCGAGAAATCCATCTTTTCCGTAAAGGTCATCCATGCGGTCTGTGCCACCAGGTCGATCACCTTGAGCTTGACCCAAAGTTCGGAGAAAGTCTTCATGACACCACACCCTTTCCACCAGCCGGTTCCCCGGCACCGACGACCCCGTCAAGGATAGACGCGAAGAATTTTCTGCCGGGTCCATCGTCTTCCATCCTGTCCTGTTCACCCGCGGCCTTCCGTCTCTTTCTGCCCCATTCGCCTTCGATGTCTTCGGGCACCTGCCTGAGCCAGCTCGCTCTTTCCGGGTGAGGCATCATAGCCAGAACGTTGCCTTCCCTGTTACAGACACCTGCTATGTTCTCCATCGATCCGTTTGGATTGACGGGGAACGACGGATCGATCTCGCCCCTGGCCGAGCAGTACCGCAGCGCGATCTGGCCGTTAGAGATCATTTCTTTCATGATATCTTCGTCGGCTGTCACAAAACGCCCCTCGGCATGAGCTATGGGTTCGGGAACGACCTCTTCCTTGTTAAAAGCGGCTGTCCAGACACATTTCGTTTCCTCTGTCCTCAGGTATACCCAGTTGCAGTAATACCCTTCCCTGTCCGACATGATGTTTGGCGCAAGAGCGAGATCCACTCTCTCCCAGTGGATCCCTGGAATAAATCCGGACTCGACGAGGACCTGGGCCCCGTTACAAATACCGAGTACCGGCCGACCGGCCGCGGCCAGTTCACTCAGCTTGTCCATTATATGGTCCTTGGCGGCGACCACACCGGCACGTATCCTGTCCTGGTAAGAGAACCCGCCAGGAAGGATCACTGCTGTGCTTTCCTCGAGAAGAGCCGGGTCTTCATTCCATCTGAAGAGATCTGCTTCCAGCCCCACAGAACGGACAGCCCGCGCGGTCTCGTTCTCGCAGTTCACTCCCGGAAACTGTATGATCGCTACCTTTCCCTTGAAGGATCCAGCCACTTATTCTCCTTTCGCCGTACCGAAGATCCGGCGGCAACCGTTCATATATGCATCTTTCAATTCATCACTTTCCCAGACGGCAAGCCTCTGCCCTCCGGACAGGACCTCCAGCTTCGCGCCCCTCTTCAGAGTTCCAAGTCTGAACAGCTTCACCTTGTTCCTCGCGCAGAGGGCCAGCACATCTCTCTCCGACCCGGCGGGAATCTCAACCAGGAACCCACCCGTCTCGGAAAACAGCACCTTTTCCGCGGGTAGTC
Encoded proteins:
- a CDS encoding phosphoribosylformylglycinamidine synthase subunit PurS, with protein sequence MKTFSELWVKLKVIDLVAQTAWMTFTEKMDFSKDLCGMVRYSYWAIEADGENAKSVLGEIDRVVRLDSAFTNQNKHFYHLGLSVEQNGEVRETVGDFDPWNDYPKSDFCDDNECPGIYACDLLVRERTGDREEGFVSRLNSRLDGVTVTSVRAGEIWRLIVSAPDEGEARKKVEEMAVTRSRQEGLLLNPHYQSFEFAGVTKLDSRKE
- the purQ gene encoding phosphoribosylformylglycinamidine synthase I; amino-acid sequence: MAGSFKGKVAIIQFPGVNCENETARAVRSVGLEADLFRWNEDPALLEESTAVILPGGFSYQDRIRAGVVAAKDHIMDKLSELAAAGRPVLGICNGAQVLVESGFIPGIHWERVDLALAPNIMSDREGYYCNWVYLRTEETKCVWTAAFNKEEVVPEPIAHAEGRFVTADEDIMKEMISNGQIALRYCSARGEIDPSFPVNPNGSMENIAGVCNREGNVLAMMPHPERASWLRQVPEDIEGEWGRKRRKAAGEQDRMEDDGPGRKFFASILDGVVGAGEPAGGKGVVS